A region from the Gossypium hirsutum isolate 1008001.06 chromosome A08, Gossypium_hirsutum_v2.1, whole genome shotgun sequence genome encodes:
- the LOC107951024 gene encoding light-inducible protein CPRF2, whose product MHTEFSVDDFSDSFWAAPPGMSRSQSEWAFDNFIEEFSGSGGAIPVSRSDESVIGPSLAEPRPSVSKSEEADGEGDVLEIKRPGNQNHNSPPSDLAPTFSIDSDEYRAILKDKLHQACAAVALSRASSVKAEVFSAQAEDQALQSRSQIQGSSKAQGQGELDATPSEVLAMSTTQTKSKVQMRQTTSVSSGEDSDDDELRDTETTDNMDPADAKRARRMRSNRESARRSRRRKQAHMNELEAQVGQLRVEHSTLLKSLTDTNHKYDEAAVDNRILKADIETLRAKVKMAEETVKRVTGINFNSGLLSRHNVASVGMPFVSSPLETSSTAPVPLQPNTNQFFHQPVPLHHQRMENVFMGNTMVPPIVNSRTEGVKHVNETSALQHTPRSERVQDQIGPGVSQHMSGWEPQQHAAAKNKKQN is encoded by the exons atgCATACTGAGTTCTCAGTTGACGATTTCTCCGACTCCTTTTGGGCGGCTCCGCCGGGGATGAGCCGAAGCCAATCGGAGTGGGCTTTTGACAATTTTATTGAAGAGTTTTCTGGTTCGGGCGGGGCGATCCCGGTGTCGCGTTCGGACGAGAGTGTGATCGGTCCATCCTTGGCGGAACCTCGGCCGTCCGTTTCGAAATCTGAAGAAGCCGATGGTGAAGGTGACGTGCTGGAGATCAAAAGACCTGGTAATCAGAATCATAACAGTCCGCCGTCCGATCTGGCACCGACGTTCTCGATTGACTCGGATGAGTACCGCGCGATCCTCAAGGACAAGCTCCATCAAGCCTGCGCAGCTGTTGCTCTCTCTCGT gCATCATCTGTTAAGGCAGAAGTTTTCTCTGCGCAAGCTGAAGATCAAGCGCTTCAATCGAGATCCCAAATTCAAG GTTCCTCAAAGGCTCAAGGACAGGGTGAACTAGATGCTACACCTAGTGAAGTCCTGGCTATGTCTACTACACAGACAAAATCAAAGGTACAAATGAGGCAAACAACAAGTGTGTCATCAGGAGAAGATTCAGATGATGATGAACTTAGAGATACTGAAACTACTGACAACATGGATCCGGCTGATGCAAAACGCGCAAGGAG AATGCGGTCAAATCGAGAATCAGCTAGACGCTCAAGGAGAAGAAAGCAAGCACATATGAATGAACTTGAAGCGCAG GTTGGCCAACTAAGAGTTGAACATTCTACATTACTCAAGAGTCTCACTGACACGAATCACAAGTATGACGAAGCTGCTGTGGACAATAGAATTCTGAAGGCTGATATAGAAACATTAAGAGCAAAG GTAAAAATGGCTGAAGAAACAGTTAAGCGGGTGACGGGGATTAACTTTAACTCTGGTCTTCTATCTAGGCACAATGTAGCTAGTGTTGGCATGCCTTTTGTTAGCAGCCCATTGGAAACATCTTCAACTGCTCCTGTTCCATTGCAGCCAAACACTAATCAGTTTTTTCACCAACCAGTTCCCTTGCATCATCAGAGAATGGAGAACGTTTTCATGGGGAACACCATGGTTCCTCCTATCGTGAATTCACGAACCGAAGGAGTGAAACATGTCAATGAAACATCTGCATTGCAGCACACACCCAGGTCGGAGCGCGTTCAAGATCAGATTGGCCCTGGTGTCAGTCAGCATATGTCCGGGTGGGAGCCTCAACAGCATGCAGCTGCTAAGAACAAGAAGCAAAATTGA